The window GCAGAGGTATACAAATACATCCctttaaaataaattccaatCCTAAACAAGCAAAAACTTGATTTCATAAACTTCTTCTTCacattgaaaaacatttttcgatgTCTCTTACATAAAAAACTCTCGCCTAGCATTCTTCCAACAGAAAAGAAATTGTTACATTTCCATGAAATCTGATTTTTGCAGGTTCAAGCATCAGTGATAGCACAGCAGGGACAGCAAGTGTTGGCCAGATGGATAACGCAGCTTCAACAACTTCTGCAGGAATTTTACCAGGGAGAATATGGCCAACGACTAAAAGATGTTGGCCAACAACTGTTGACCTGGGCTCACGCTGGATGGGAACAACTCCAGTTTCAGTATTATTCACTGCAATTCAACCCGCGTGAATTTTATCAACAAGTAGCCAACTTGTTTACTGCTGGAGGTATTCTTCCAGGTGTGCATTATCCAACTCTTCCATTACTGAACCTGGTCCTGAAAACCTGCATTCTTGAAGTACGATGCACTCATGGACCGTATGCTTCTCAATTTAGTTCAATGTAATCTCACTCTGATCTCTCCTTTGCAtataatcaaaattgaaattcaacttACCACTCGCATGTTATTGTCTACCTAAATTTCTTCCCTCCAACTGTAGAGAATGGATATTGATACACATGAATGCTAGCGATGTTTCAGACTTCTGAAACTAGTGACAAAAacttattttgcaaaattgacAATGATTATCTGGATGCAAGAAAGATGGGATGATTCAAAGCTAGTTATTCCTAAAAAGTGCCCTCTGAAATGACTTATCTACCAacccatttttattttttgccctAATTTCATATGctcttaaaatttttgttttgcattcagataataaatagtaataaataaaccTACACTTTTGTATTCTAGTTACAGTTTCTTTAATGCAGGTTTGCTTATATTTCAGTGTCAAGACGAGAGCTAGCCTTTTGTGTTATTGGTTTAACTGCCGGAAGTCTTATAGGATTTAGCACTGGCTTAAATTGTCACCACCCACCACAGCACATGCACCACATGAAAGCCATTATATGTCATCATTACATTGGTATTGAGGTTTGTATTATAAGTATCATTTGGCATGTTACCAGTGTACTTTTGGTATCTAATGGTGCCAGATGTTCTGgtttaaaagaaagaaaagtgatCGAACTTATAGTTTATGTTTCCactagtaaaaaaataaagtaggTCAAGCATGTGTAAATGGTGGTACATTGTTACATATCggagttttcattttatcacacGTTTCTTACACTAATacgtaattattataaaacaaTATTGGAGTCTGGTAAGTCTGAAAGTGAAATCTTCCAACCCTGTATATACTTTTGGTTTTACAATGTTTCATATATTCTTATGGTTCAACAGGGTGTCACTACAATAGACGACGTGGAAATGCCAGCCATTCAAAAACCTGACGATTTATTAATCCAAGTAAAATCTGCATCTGTGAATGTCGTAGATGCAAAAATATGTTCTGGCTACGCAAGGACGTACAGACAGCTTCTTAACTCTGGTGTAAATATTCAAGCAATTAACACTGATCtgcatttttcaacaaatacgTATTTACAAAGTCATTACAAAATCACAAAAAGACCATTGTTTATCGCGTTACTCTGTTGCAGAAACAGAGAGATTTGCCAGTGATAATAGGAAGAGATTGTGCCGGAATAGTGGTTGATATTGGTCCAAGTGTCATAGATTTTGACATTGGTGATGAGGTGTATCTGGCCGTTCCTTCATGGGCACAAGGTACCATGGCAGAATATTTGGTAGTTTCAGAAACCGTAGTAGCCAGAAGGCCAAAACTTGTAAACTTTGATGCAGCAGCCAGCTTACCGTACAGTGGATGTTTGGCATGGGATGCCATTGTTAATGAATCTGTGATCGCAGAAGGCAATGCTCGAGGAAAAAGGTCATTCTTCAAAGATTTAGTAACAAACTGAATCAAGCCattgttgaattttaaaattgacGCTAAAGATGCATAAATGTTAATAACAGATCtgcaatattatataaataaaaactaccAGACAACTACTGAATGTGAAGTAACTTGCTGTATTGTTGTAATCGATATAAACATTTCCACAGAATTCTTGTGTATGGTGGGACTACCCCAGTTGGCTGTATTTTAATTCAGCTAACTAAACTTTGGGGTGGTTATGTTGTTGCAGCTTGTAAACAGCAAGCAATACCTGTTGCTAAAGCTCTGGGAGCGGACGAAGTTATTCCCTTCAACGAATCGAATATAGAAAAAGAATTAGAACTACAAGATAAGTGAGTAAATATGTCTTCTTTCAGACATGgtgattccaaaaaaatataatacgttaataattttttgagagAAAGAAAGCGCCAATGTGTTTCGATCAATCTCTATTCAAAGAGTGATTTGTTTCCAGGTTTGGCTGAAAGACGCGAGtgaaatcaagaaaaaattaatccttTACTCAGTTCTTCATTTTGAATCCATTATTGCAGATTCGACGCCATCTTTTACACCGGTGGTCAACAAATTAAAGACTGTATACTGAGAAATCATTTACTACTGCATGGTTCTTACGTATCCACAGTACCAGAACATTTGACATCCGATACATTAGGATTTGTTTTTGGAAGCATATTTTCCGGATATGTCAGAATCAAACTGTTAATACGagtatgtattttatttgtaatatattttgcTCTCCCAATGCATAATATTTCGTGTAATTTGATAGTATtgacaatgaataaaatcaaaatattattacaagtGTAGACTGACATAACTTTTTACTGTATGATTACAGTACTTATTTGGTTTGAAACCAAACCAATGGAACGATGGTTCAAAAATAAACACTGCCAATCTGGATGCATTGCGTCAACTCGTTGATGCAGATCAACTACAGGCTGTTGTTCATAAAGCTTATGCACCACACAACATTGAACAAGCCTTACACGAAGCATTGAATCCGAATGCTGTCGGCAGCACTATAATTAGATTCCACTGACGCTTGTATTATTTACAGGATATACTAATTCATGGCTTGGTGATTCAGTAATGGTGTTACAACTATTGCACACCTTgataatacaaatattttaatgaattGCCAAACCAGACATTTATAGTTGGACACCAGAGAATTCAggtaatattttaattatcaagAATTGACGTTGACGCTGAAAAGCACAGTTTCAGTCTGGCCAATTATCACTTCAAATTTGCGAGTGTGTCTTCCACGTAACTTCAAAATTGCGATAGACTCCACTCGTAACCAGCTCAAATTAAGGCcatatttacataaaatgGCCCCTAAAATTCAGGGTATAAGAATGGGGAGCTGTAATACAAAGTTAAGTTTGTAAATGTTTATAGCATGTTTTattatcaaatatatatacatataactagATATGAAGGAAAGTTTAAGAACTAATCATGAGTTGCCTTAACAAATTATAAACTGTTAATTATTTGAACTTTTGTgcaaacaaaatatatacacataatgtttaatttgaaaatggatgaatttttatttaattgaagTTATAACTGCAGATTTATTGACATTGTTTGGCAAGACATAAATGGCCAACAGTAAAAGTAAAGAATTCATAATAAAAGAATGAATTCAATTCAGCTAGTAATTCATGTCTATAACGGATCATTTGcataatagaaaaatttgttacttggaataattataattcgaaatttcacttGAATTACTTTGTTGTAAAAATCGACAGACCCAGGGCAGACCTCTTAACAGAGGAATTTATACTCCTGAGTTGCATGACAAAATTTTGAGATAACTTTCCATTTATTTGGCTTTTCCTCGAAATTTACCTCTTCCAGCAGGTTTGCCTTTTTTTGCTGGTGTCTTTTTGTCATCGGCCTGTTGtgttaaacaaaaaatgaattaatcaATATGTCGTGGTAAATCTGAGTGTTAGATTCCTAAATAAGGCAAGGCAGTAAAACCTCTTTAGTGGCAACTCCTAGGGGAAAATGTTAATGCAGTTAATAGTTCCTTGTCAAACATGACAGGGACGAATCATCAAACATCTAATAAAAATGACTTATCTATATTTATCAACAAAATTTAACTAAAGTTACGAAAttaagattaaattttttgaaattatacaaGCTTATTATAATGTTGACTTGATACATGAAATTCCAAGctcaataaaaatgttatctgCTTTTACTTGTACCTATATCATTTTGAACACTAGGTGTGTATCTTTTCTTGTGTATGAAATCAGAGATATTCGAGAGTTTTTTTCTGCACCCACCCAAAATTTGAACAGTGTGGAAGTCAAGTTAAAGTTGAGCAGTAAAATCGATAACAAGTTCCCGTATATTTTTTCCTATCACAAATGATTGCAAGTTCACTATAGTAATCTGCCATGTGCTGTGCTGCTGAATTGTCATTTTCTACAGATCTAATCAGTCACAGTAGGAAAGCAGATTTGTCAAAACAAGGATGATGGAATAGTTGTTGACACTAAGGTGGTTTTACTGTGTTATGAATATCCAATAGATACTCAACAGATCAATGTCTTACCTTACGCTTGACTGGAGTTGTACTGGGCAACACTTTGAAGAACGAGTCGAGCCGACCCTGGGTTGAAGTACCACGAGCTTTCAACAACTTTTTCGAACCATTTCTAACTCTATCTTCATTAAATTGCTTATCACCACACAAAAAATTAACCAAGCCTTCCTCATCTGGATCTGACCACTTCAG is drawn from Neodiprion fabricii isolate iyNeoFabr1 chromosome 3, iyNeoFabr1.1, whole genome shotgun sequence and contains these coding sequences:
- the LOC124177795 gene encoding reticulon-4-interacting protein 1 homolog, mitochondrial-like isoform X2 — translated: MDEIRFRISNQLETLQVQASVIAQQGQQVLARWITQLQQLLQEFYQGEYGQRLKDVGQQLLTWAHAGWEQLQFQYYSLQFNPREFYQQVANLFTAGGILPVSRRELAFCVIGLTAGSLIGFSTGLNCHHPPQHMHHMKAIICHHYIGIEGVTTIDDVEMPAIQKPDDLLIQVKSASVNVVDAKICSGYARTYRQLLNSGRDLPVIIGRDCAGIVVDIGPSVIDFDIGDEVYLAVPSWAQGTMAEYLVVSETVVARRPKLVNFDAAASLPYSGCLAWDAIVNESVIAEGNARGKRILVYGGTTPVGCILIQLTKLWGGYVVAACKQQAIPVAKALGADEVIPFNESNIEKELELQDKFDAIFYTGGQQIKDCILRNHLLLHGSYVSTVPEHLTSDTLGFVFGSIFSGYVRIKLLIRYLFGLKPNQWNDGSKINTANLDALRQLVDADQLQAVVHKAYAPHNIEQALHEALNPNAVGSTIIRFH
- the LOC124177795 gene encoding reticulon-4-interacting protein 1, mitochondrial-like isoform X3 produces the protein MDEIRFRISNQLETLQVQASVIAQQGQQVLARWITQLQQLLQEFYQGEYGQRLKDVGQQLLTWAHAGWEQLQFQYYSLQFNPREFYQQVANLFTAGVSRRELAFCVIGLTAGSLIGFSTGLNCHHPPQHMHHMKAIICHHYIGIEGVTTIDDVEMPAIQKPDDLLIQVKSASVNVVDAKICSGYARTYRQLLNSGKQRDLPVIIGRDCAGIVVDIGPSVIDFDIGDEVYLAVPSWAQGTMAEYLVVSETVVARRPKLVNFDAAASLPYSGCLAWDAIVNESVIAEGNARGKRILVYGGTTPVGCILIQLTKLWGGYVVAACKQQAIPVAKALGADEVIPFNESNIEKELELQDKFDAIFYTGGQQIKDCILRNHLLLHGSYVSTVPEHLTSDTLGFVFGSIFSGYVRIKLLIRYLFGLKPNQWNDGSKINTANLDALRQLVDADQLQAVVHKAYAPHNIEQALHEALNPNAVGSTIIRFH
- the LOC124177795 gene encoding reticulon-4-interacting protein 1, mitochondrial-like isoform X5 is translated as MDEIRFRISNQLETLQVQASVIAQQGQQVLARWITQLQQLLQEFYQGEYGQRLKDVGQQLLTWAHAGWEQLQFQYYSLQFNPREFYQQVANLFTAGGILPVSRRELAFCVIGLTAGSLIGFSTGLNCHHPPQHMHHMKAIICHHYIGIEGVTTIDDVEMPAIQKPDDLLIQVKSASVNVVDAKICSGYARTYRQLLNSGKQRDLPVIIGRDCAGIVVDIGPSVIDFDIGDEVYLAVPSWAQAASLPYSGCLAWDAIVNESVIAEGNARGKRILVYGGTTPVGCILIQLTKLWGGYVVAACKQQAIPVAKALGADEVIPFNESNIEKELELQDKFDAIFYTGGQQIKDCILRNHLLLHGSYVSTVPEHLTSDTLGFVFGSIFSGYVRIKLLIRYLFGLKPNQWNDGSKINTANLDALRQLVDADQLQAVVHKAYAPHNIEQALHEALNPNAVGSTIIRFH
- the LOC124177795 gene encoding reticulon-4-interacting protein 1, mitochondrial-like isoform X4; this translates as MEHPRFQVQASVIAQQGQQVLARWITQLQQLLQEFYQGEYGQRLKDVGQQLLTWAHAGWEQLQFQYYSLQFNPREFYQQVANLFTAGGILPVSRRELAFCVIGLTAGSLIGFSTGLNCHHPPQHMHHMKAIICHHYIGIEGVTTIDDVEMPAIQKPDDLLIQVKSASVNVVDAKICSGYARTYRQLLNSGKQRDLPVIIGRDCAGIVVDIGPSVIDFDIGDEVYLAVPSWAQGTMAEYLVVSETVVARRPKLVNFDAAASLPYSGCLAWDAIVNESVIAEGNARGKRILVYGGTTPVGCILIQLTKLWGGYVVAACKQQAIPVAKALGADEVIPFNESNIEKELELQDKFDAIFYTGGQQIKDCILRNHLLLHGSYVSTVPEHLTSDTLGFVFGSIFSGYVRIKLLIRYLFGLKPNQWNDGSKINTANLDALRQLVDADQLQAVVHKAYAPHNIEQALHEALNPNAVGSTIIRFH
- the LOC124177795 gene encoding reticulon-4-interacting protein 1, mitochondrial-like isoform X1 codes for the protein MDEIRFRISNQLETLQVQASVIAQQGQQVLARWITQLQQLLQEFYQGEYGQRLKDVGQQLLTWAHAGWEQLQFQYYSLQFNPREFYQQVANLFTAGGILPVSRRELAFCVIGLTAGSLIGFSTGLNCHHPPQHMHHMKAIICHHYIGIEGVTTIDDVEMPAIQKPDDLLIQVKSASVNVVDAKICSGYARTYRQLLNSGKQRDLPVIIGRDCAGIVVDIGPSVIDFDIGDEVYLAVPSWAQGTMAEYLVVSETVVARRPKLVNFDAAASLPYSGCLAWDAIVNESVIAEGNARGKRILVYGGTTPVGCILIQLTKLWGGYVVAACKQQAIPVAKALGADEVIPFNESNIEKELELQDKFDAIFYTGGQQIKDCILRNHLLLHGSYVSTVPEHLTSDTLGFVFGSIFSGYVRIKLLIRYLFGLKPNQWNDGSKINTANLDALRQLVDADQLQAVVHKAYAPHNIEQALHEALNPNAVGSTIIRFH